A part of Corvus hawaiiensis isolate bCorHaw1 chromosome 25, bCorHaw1.pri.cur, whole genome shotgun sequence genomic DNA contains:
- the LOC125338344 gene encoding TLC domain-containing protein 5-like: protein MRCEAAATAGRPSRHPAALFPPPSFSSSSSSSSPSLPSLLPAARCPSAAARSVFRGGPGSAARQDRMLFPLPLRAACSLLAWFCLYKWFCHRYRHRNIEWSCRLVTLTHGILATCLSAYIGFIDGPWPLSHPGTPNTTLQVHGLCLSLGYFIFDLCWCVYFQTEGALMLAHHLVSIVGIAASLALGESAADVNAVIFGSEITNPLLQARWFLKELGRYHTFTGDVVDFLFVVLFTGVRIGVGAWLMYCELASPRPRWYIKLGGVIMYVVSWAFMVSICRFARRKSMRKYQAWRSRRSRELGLKTNGHLKSH from the exons ATGCGCTGCGAGGCCGCGGCGACTGCGGGTCGCCCTTCCCGCCATCCTGCCGCCCtattccctcctccctccttctcctcctcctcctcctcctcatccccatcGCTGCCGTCCCTCCTCCCGGCCGCCAGGTGCCCCTCGGCCGCCGCTCGCTCCGTGTTccggggcggccccggcagcgCAGCCCggcag GACAGGATGCTGTTCCCGCTGCCCCTTCGTGCAGCCTGCAGCCTTCTGGCCTGGTTCTGCCTCTACAAGTGGTTCTGCCACCGCTACAGGCACCGCAACATCGAGTGGAGCTGCAGGCTGGTCACACTGACCCACGGCATCCTTGCCACCTGTCTGTCTGCGTACATTGGCTTCATCGATGGCCCCTGGCCCCTGAGTCACCCAG ggACACCCAACACAACCCTTCAGGTGCACGGGCTGTGCCTTAGCTTGGGCTACTTCATCTTCGACCTGTGTTGGTGTGTGTACTTCCAGACGGAGGGTGCCCTGATGCTGGCCCACCACCTGGTGAGCATCGTGGGCATCGCCGCCTCCTTGGCCCTGGGCGAGTCGGCCGCGGACGTCAACGCCGTCATCTTCGGCAGCGAGATCACCAACCCGCTGCTGCAGGCCCGCTGGTTCCTCAAGGAGCTGGGCCGCTACCACACCTTCACGGGGGACGTGGTGGATTTCCTCTTCGTGGTGCTCTTCACCGGCGTGCGCATCGGGGTGGGCGCCTGGCTGATGTACTGCGAGCTGGCCTCGCCCAGGCCCCGCTGGTACATCAAGCTGGGTGGGGTCATCATGTACGTGGTGTCCTGGGCGTTCATGGTCAGCATCTGCCGCTTCGCCCGGAGGAAGAGCATGAGGAAGTACCAGGCCTGGAGGAGCCGCAGGAGCCGCGAGCTGGGCTTGAAAACCAACGGGCACCTCAAAAGCCACTGA